The following are encoded in a window of Bradyrhizobium guangdongense genomic DNA:
- a CDS encoding TetR/AcrR family transcriptional regulator, which translates to MAKAASKKNSSSPHAGAGDDESARGRLLSAASHLFCKNGINATGIDAIIEEAGTAKTTLYKLFGSKTNLVNAVLESEGRQWREWFIGAMEQGGGDAQAKLTRIFPALKSWFAEERFYGCPFINAVGEHDKDAKQFRTIALKHKKIVLGHIEKLAGELGSTDPAVLAHQLGLIIDGAIVAAMISRDPGVADTAALTAGPLLSQSKAKKKRELEAV; encoded by the coding sequence ATGGCAAAAGCTGCATCGAAGAAGAATTCCAGTTCGCCCCACGCCGGCGCAGGCGACGACGAGTCCGCGCGCGGGCGCCTGCTCAGTGCGGCCTCGCATCTGTTCTGCAAGAACGGCATCAACGCCACCGGCATCGATGCGATCATCGAGGAAGCCGGCACCGCCAAGACCACGCTCTATAAGTTGTTCGGCTCCAAGACCAATCTGGTCAACGCCGTGCTGGAGAGCGAAGGCAGGCAGTGGCGCGAATGGTTCATCGGCGCCATGGAGCAAGGCGGCGGCGATGCGCAGGCGAAACTCACGCGCATCTTCCCTGCGCTGAAGAGCTGGTTTGCCGAAGAGCGCTTCTACGGCTGCCCCTTCATCAACGCCGTCGGCGAGCATGACAAAGACGCCAAGCAATTCCGCACCATCGCGCTCAAGCACAAGAAGATCGTGCTCGGCCACATCGAAAAACTCGCCGGCGAGCTCGGCTCGACCGATCCCGCCGTGCTCGCGCACCAGCTCGGCCTCATCATCGATGGTGCGATCGTGGCCGCGATGATCTCGCGCGATCCGGGCGTCGCCGACACCGCAGCTCTCACGGCCGGCCCCCTGCTCAGCCAGAGCAAGGCGAAGAAGAAGCGCGAGTTGGAGGCGGTGTGA